One Candidatus Cardinium hertigii DNA window includes the following coding sequences:
- a CDS encoding HD domain-containing protein yields the protein MKKGCYFYIAEWVAAWTDGHAKLVYATLLYDLVRYTRLPLSYIKANYPLIVYCFVENTIAIDSRKRLEESLLAIANRFKESLQKEYFSVLYVKLAERLYDLKHASGYKDPTVVQAMAKESLTIDVELAQCYGEPGMAILLKQAAEEALAGAKPTEPV from the coding sequence TTGAAAAAGGGATGTTATTTTTATATTGCTGAGTGGGTAGCTGCCTGGACAGATGGCCATGCTAAACTGGTTTATGCGACACTGCTGTATGATTTGGTCCGCTATACCCGCCTGCCGCTTTCCTATATCAAAGCCAATTATCCCCTAATCGTTTACTGCTTTGTAGAAAATACAATTGCTATCGATAGCCGGAAACGTTTAGAGGAATCGCTGCTGGCTATTGCCAACCGCTTTAAGGAATCTTTGCAAAAAGAGTATTTTTCTGTACTCTATGTGAAGCTGGCAGAGCGGTTATATGATTTAAAGCATGCTTCCGGTTACAAAGATCCTACCGTTGTACAAGCCATGGCCAAAGAAAGCTTAACCATTGATGTGGAGCTGGCCCAGTGCTATGGAGAACCAGGCATGGCGATCCTCTTGAAGCAGGCAGCGGAGGAAGCATTGGCTGGTGCTAAGCCTACGGAACCTGTTTGA
- a CDS encoding superoxide dismutase, whose amino-acid sequence MIFTIPSLPYAYHALEPFIDERTMTLHHTKHHQAYVDNLNKATVATTIAALQGEEVVVLEELVKKIAAYHTVVRNNAGGHFNHSFFWGSLKSNATQLPQPGLLEALTQTFGSFEVFKNKFTEVAMACFGSGWAWLSVAHKDGQLMITSTANQDNPLMDCLPAAAQGFPILGLDLWEHAYYLHYQNRRLDYITAFWHSVHWELIEDRFRNQQLYLVV is encoded by the coding sequence ATGATTTTTACCATTCCTTCTTTGCCTTATGCCTATCATGCACTAGAGCCTTTCATAGACGAGCGTACCATGACCCTACATCATACCAAGCACCATCAGGCTTATGTGGACAATTTAAACAAGGCTACTGTTGCTACAACCATAGCTGCGCTTCAGGGGGAAGAGGTAGTTGTTTTAGAGGAGCTTGTAAAAAAAATTGCTGCGTATCATACAGTGGTTCGTAACAATGCAGGGGGACATTTTAACCATTCCTTTTTTTGGGGAAGCTTAAAATCCAATGCTACACAGCTGCCTCAACCAGGTTTATTAGAAGCATTAACCCAAACATTCGGTAGCTTCGAGGTATTTAAAAATAAATTCACAGAGGTGGCAATGGCCTGTTTTGGTTCCGGATGGGCTTGGTTATCTGTAGCACATAAAGATGGTCAATTGATGATTACAAGTACAGCTAACCAAGATAATCCATTGATGGATTGTCTCCCTGCTGCAGCGCAAGGTTTTCCCATTTTAGGATTGGATCTATGGGAGCATGCCTACTATCTTCACTACCAAAATAGACGGTTAGACTATATAACAGCTTTTTGGCATAGCGTACATTGGGAATTAATCGAAGATAGGTTTAGGAATCAGCAGTTATATCTGGTTGTTTAA
- the ftsH gene encoding ATP-dependent zinc metalloprotease FtsH, which produces MQQKEKNFTYNKAQCIFILLALALSGLVLYISQEQHVIPISEKRFEKMMLDQEVKSVALITNQQLVEVTLKEEALAKEDHQKEIKEKIIWKTSSQVVYTFRIPSIEIFDRNFKDIESKIDPSIRIGYLSEERSKPYSFINWSFLFTLFVIYWFFLRKPGNSIAGPGAQLFNMHTLKATVFDKDNQIRVTFQDVAGMQEAKEEVKEVVDFLKTPEKFTFLGGKIPKGVLLVGPPGTGKTLLAKAVAGEANVPFISLSGSDFVEMFVGIGAARVRDLFKKAKEKAPCIIFIDEIDAIGRARGKANVPGVNDERENTLNSLLVEMDGFSTNSGVIIIAATNRPEVLDVALLRPGRFDRQVSIDNPDIIDREAIIQYHSKELKLESQIRIRQLAEQTPGFSGADLANMCNEAALIAARKNKKFITMPDFQSAIDRIIGGLEKKNKLISPEEKKIVAYHEAGHAIAGWFLPHAHPLVKVSIIPRGIASLGYAQYLPKEQVIYQEDELLDQLAMALGGRAAEELIFGKVSTGALDDLERTTKLAYSLVTIYGMNAKVGNLSFYNSKQTDYAFTKPYSEKTAYTIDAEVREIVEEAYRRVKILLKEKLESVTLLAETLLVKETLFKSDVERLIGKRFSSDTKETISPEEKLSASTEQPTTLPSEHEP; this is translated from the coding sequence ATGCAACAAAAGGAAAAAAATTTTACGTACAACAAAGCGCAATGTATTTTTATACTGCTCGCATTGGCTTTATCAGGTTTGGTTCTTTATATCAGCCAAGAACAGCATGTCATTCCTATTTCTGAGAAGCGCTTTGAAAAAATGATGCTTGATCAGGAAGTAAAATCTGTTGCACTTATTACCAATCAACAGTTGGTAGAAGTAACGCTTAAAGAGGAGGCATTAGCAAAAGAAGACCATCAGAAAGAAATTAAAGAAAAAATTATTTGGAAAACCTCTAGTCAGGTAGTTTATACCTTTCGTATTCCTTCCATCGAAATTTTCGATAGGAATTTTAAAGACATAGAGTCAAAAATAGATCCAAGCATTAGAATAGGTTATCTATCTGAAGAGCGTTCTAAACCTTACAGTTTTATAAACTGGTCCTTTCTTTTTACCTTATTTGTAATTTACTGGTTCTTTCTTCGTAAACCAGGCAATAGTATAGCAGGGCCTGGGGCACAGCTTTTTAATATGCATACCTTGAAGGCAACTGTCTTTGATAAAGATAATCAGATAAGAGTAACCTTCCAAGATGTTGCGGGGATGCAGGAAGCAAAGGAAGAGGTAAAAGAGGTCGTTGATTTTCTAAAAACACCTGAAAAGTTTACTTTTCTCGGCGGTAAAATTCCTAAGGGGGTTTTATTGGTAGGACCTCCAGGAACGGGCAAAACACTGCTTGCTAAGGCAGTAGCGGGAGAGGCCAATGTTCCCTTTATTTCTCTGTCAGGATCAGATTTTGTGGAGATGTTTGTGGGGATAGGTGCTGCACGTGTACGGGATCTTTTTAAGAAAGCAAAAGAAAAAGCCCCTTGTATTATTTTTATAGATGAAATAGATGCCATAGGTAGGGCACGTGGAAAAGCCAATGTACCTGGCGTAAATGATGAACGTGAGAATACCCTTAATTCACTTTTAGTAGAGATGGATGGGTTCTCTACTAATTCTGGTGTAATTATTATAGCAGCAACCAATAGACCAGAAGTGTTAGACGTGGCCTTATTGCGTCCAGGAAGATTTGATCGGCAAGTCAGCATAGATAATCCAGATATAATAGATAGAGAAGCTATTATCCAATACCATAGCAAAGAGCTCAAGCTGGAAAGCCAAATACGTATCAGACAATTGGCGGAGCAAACACCTGGTTTTTCTGGGGCAGATCTAGCCAATATGTGCAATGAAGCTGCCCTAATAGCAGCTAGAAAAAATAAAAAGTTTATAACAATGCCTGATTTCCAATCAGCTATTGATCGAATCATTGGAGGATTAGAGAAAAAAAATAAATTGATTTCGCCAGAAGAAAAGAAAATAGTAGCCTACCATGAAGCAGGTCATGCTATTGCCGGATGGTTCCTACCGCATGCCCATCCTTTAGTGAAAGTCAGTATTATACCTCGTGGGATAGCTTCCTTAGGCTATGCACAGTATTTACCTAAGGAGCAAGTTATTTACCAGGAAGATGAACTACTGGATCAATTGGCTATGGCGTTGGGCGGAAGGGCCGCAGAAGAGCTCATCTTCGGTAAGGTTTCTACTGGCGCATTAGATGATCTAGAACGTACTACTAAATTAGCCTATAGTTTGGTGACGATTTATGGTATGAATGCTAAAGTGGGTAATCTCTCTTTTTATAATTCTAAACAAACAGATTATGCCTTTACAAAACCTTACTCAGAAAAGACAGCCTATACTATAGATGCTGAAGTAAGGGAAATCGTAGAGGAAGCTTATCGGCGTGTTAAAATATTACTCAAAGAAAAATTAGAATCGGTAACATTACTAGCAGAAACGCTATTGGTTAAAGAAACACTATTCAAGTCAGATGTAGAACGCTTAATAGGGAAACGTTTTTCTTCAGATACTAAGGAAACAATTTCCCCTGAGGAAAAATTATCCGCTTCTACAGAGCAGCCCACTACATTGCCTAGTGAACATGAACCTTGA
- a CDS encoding D-alanine--D-alanine ligase family protein: protein MRKRIAVLMGGYTAERHISLESGRNIYNKLAASAKYDVIPLFLSGSPEAQHIFTLPTFLLLKDNADDIHNFLLHPTLWEDTLSLLDPIRAEAHALTDTYAKHSIHQPEILSYSALKKRVDFVFIALHGRPGEDGTLQRLLEQYAIPYNGSGIQTAALTIDKYATNQFLKQQGFHVAQQVIITKQDWDASQTSVISSIERNLVYPLIVKPVDDGCSSGVRKITDRALLQDYITASFNSSLKGTQPLGLSNDLPQSAQLLIENCIEQDPGILHLLEITVGLLTRIDANRATLYELFEPSEVLAANTILTLEEKFLAGEGHNITPARFHKDPAIAKIISQMVQAELKKVAQKLNLQGYARIDAFVKIYPNQKIEVWIIEVNSLPAMTPATCIFHQCARNGYTPFHFIDAIIQYGFTKRNFEKNTESVVYA from the coding sequence GTGAGAAAACGAATAGCTGTTTTAATGGGAGGATATACAGCTGAACGGCATATATCCCTAGAGAGTGGAAGAAATATCTATAACAAGCTAGCTGCTTCTGCAAAATATGATGTGATTCCGTTATTTTTATCTGGTTCTCCCGAAGCGCAGCATATTTTTACGCTACCTACTTTTCTTCTATTAAAGGATAATGCGGATGATATTCATAATTTTCTATTGCATCCAACGCTATGGGAAGACACGCTATCTTTATTAGATCCTATTAGAGCAGAAGCCCATGCACTGACTGATACCTATGCGAAGCATAGTATCCATCAACCAGAAATACTTAGCTATTCAGCCCTTAAAAAGCGTGTAGATTTTGTTTTTATAGCTTTACATGGTAGACCTGGAGAAGATGGAACCTTGCAAAGATTATTGGAACAATATGCTATTCCCTATAATGGATCCGGCATACAAACTGCTGCTTTAACCATTGACAAATATGCGACCAATCAATTTTTAAAACAACAAGGTTTTCACGTTGCCCAGCAAGTTATTATTACAAAACAAGATTGGGATGCTAGCCAAACTTCCGTAATAAGCAGTATCGAGCGTAACTTGGTTTATCCACTTATTGTTAAGCCAGTAGATGATGGTTGTAGCAGTGGGGTTAGGAAAATTACAGATAGGGCTCTCTTACAGGATTATATAACGGCTAGTTTTAATAGCTCCTTAAAAGGAACCCAACCATTAGGCTTGTCAAATGATCTGCCCCAGTCAGCACAGCTGTTAATAGAAAATTGTATAGAGCAAGATCCAGGAATCTTACACTTATTAGAAATAACGGTAGGCTTGTTAACCCGTATAGACGCCAATAGAGCAACACTATATGAACTATTTGAACCTTCGGAAGTATTGGCTGCTAACACGATTCTTACATTGGAAGAAAAATTTTTAGCAGGAGAGGGGCATAACATTACCCCTGCCCGTTTTCATAAGGATCCTGCCATAGCCAAAATAATAAGCCAAATGGTTCAAGCAGAGCTAAAAAAAGTAGCCCAAAAGCTTAACCTTCAAGGCTATGCCAGAATAGATGCCTTTGTGAAAATATATCCTAATCAAAAGATAGAAGTATGGATTATTGAAGTTAACTCCCTTCCTGCTATGACACCTGCTACCTGTATTTTCCATCAGTGTGCACGCAATGGCTATACGCCCTTTCATTTTATAGATGCCATTATTCAATATGGTTTTACAAAAAGAAATTTTGAAAAAAATACTGAATCCGTTGTATATGCTTAA
- a CDS encoding carbonic anhydrase, with the protein MEKNLQKIIKGYQIFREKYASGDSSIMYNLYREGQQPAILVIACCDARVDPALILQCDPGDLFVVRNVANIVPPYEKDKTHHGTSAALEFGICLLQVQHLIILGHSQCGGIKAFLSKKESKQDDFITNWIALLPALPSLPCSSDAYAKLSLNQSYANCLTFPWIQEKVLKQQLTIHRWFFDIPTGSIYTYHAVQDAYVPLA; encoded by the coding sequence ATGGAAAAAAATCTACAAAAAATAATAAAAGGTTACCAAATATTTAGAGAAAAATATGCTAGTGGCGATAGCTCTATCATGTACAACCTTTACCGCGAAGGACAACAACCTGCTATCCTGGTCATCGCTTGTTGCGACGCACGGGTAGACCCAGCGTTAATCCTACAATGTGACCCGGGAGATTTATTCGTAGTACGGAATGTAGCCAACATAGTACCTCCCTATGAAAAGGATAAAACGCATCACGGTACCAGTGCTGCATTGGAATTTGGTATTTGCTTGCTTCAGGTCCAGCACCTTATTATATTGGGACATAGCCAATGTGGAGGTATCAAGGCTTTCTTGTCTAAAAAAGAATCTAAACAGGATGACTTTATAACCAATTGGATTGCGTTACTTCCCGCGCTTCCTTCTCTCCCATGCAGCAGCGATGCTTATGCAAAGCTATCGCTTAATCAGTCCTATGCCAATTGTCTAACTTTTCCATGGATACAAGAAAAAGTTTTGAAACAGCAGCTTACCATCCATCGGTGGTTTTTTGATATTCCTACTGGATCTATTTACACTTACCATGCTGTACAAGATGCCTATGTACCCTTAGCCTAA
- a CDS encoding nucleoside deaminase, with the protein MNYIEKDIYFMQFALKEAQKAAMLGEIPVGALMVADSKIIARGYNQTEMLQDPTAHAEIIALTAASNYFNSKYLTNCTLYVTLEPCIMCSGALYWAQIKRLVFGATDPTRGYRRIIPFPLHPKTAVTDTILAQESHEQLIEFFKKLRNPHPTGYCG; encoded by the coding sequence ATGAATTACATAGAAAAAGATATTTACTTTATGCAATTCGCCCTAAAAGAAGCCCAAAAAGCAGCTATGCTAGGCGAAATACCAGTGGGCGCTCTGATGGTAGCTGACAGTAAGATCATTGCGAGAGGCTATAACCAAACAGAAATGCTACAAGATCCAACTGCACATGCAGAAATCATTGCTTTAACTGCTGCTTCTAATTATTTCAACAGCAAATATCTTACCAATTGTACGTTATACGTTACATTGGAGCCTTGTATTATGTGCAGTGGTGCCTTATACTGGGCACAAATAAAACGGCTTGTATTTGGGGCTACTGATCCTACCAGAGGATACCGCCGGATCATACCCTTCCCTTTACATCCTAAAACAGCGGTAACCGATACTATACTGGCTCAAGAAAGCCATGAACAATTAATTGAATTTTTTAAAAAACTAAGAAACCCACACCCTACGGGTTATTGTGGCTGA
- the serS gene encoding serine--tRNA ligase, which translates to MIDLRRIRENPQAIMDALSKRGMQNAKELVDEVYTLDLEKRRIQAQLEEVSSRLNSMHKTINHPLHQTATVSIGLDQKEATHHLKEKHKILMGAYKSCESALLEKLYQLPNLPAQEIPIGKNAKDNQIIYQVADLPKVKPGDAAHWDLIKKYDLVDFELGNKITGAGFPLYQGRGARLQRALISFFLDKAVEAGYLEVQPPILVNAASAYATGQLPDKEGQIYHITADDLYLIPTAEVSITNMYRDYIVDLAELPIKCAGYTPCFRREAGSWGADVRGLNRLHQFDKVELVQICHPDHSYRQLEEMLTYVRSLLEQLELPYRVVQLCTGDLGFCAAMTYDIEVYSVAQDRWLEVSSISNFETFQANRLALRYKDKKKKSHLLHTLNGSALALPRIMAALLEFNQNPLGISIPKVLQVYTGFDCIV; encoded by the coding sequence ATGATAGATTTGCGGCGTATTAGGGAGAATCCTCAAGCAATCATGGATGCCCTGTCTAAAAGAGGCATGCAAAATGCCAAGGAATTGGTAGATGAGGTATATACATTGGATTTAGAGAAACGAAGGATACAAGCACAATTGGAAGAGGTATCCTCTCGCTTGAATAGCATGCATAAAACAATAAATCATCCATTACATCAAACAGCTACCGTTTCAATAGGGCTGGACCAGAAAGAAGCAACGCATCACTTAAAAGAAAAACACAAAATTTTAATGGGAGCATACAAATCCTGTGAATCAGCATTACTAGAAAAACTTTACCAATTACCTAATTTGCCAGCTCAAGAGATTCCTATTGGAAAAAATGCCAAGGATAATCAAATCATCTATCAAGTAGCTGATTTACCAAAGGTTAAGCCAGGAGACGCAGCACACTGGGATTTAATTAAAAAATATGATCTTGTTGATTTTGAGTTGGGTAATAAAATCACAGGAGCTGGTTTCCCGCTATACCAAGGCAGAGGTGCTAGGTTACAGCGCGCTTTAATTAGCTTTTTTTTAGATAAAGCAGTAGAAGCAGGTTACCTAGAAGTACAACCGCCTATTCTAGTTAATGCAGCTTCTGCTTATGCAACGGGACAATTGCCAGATAAAGAAGGACAAATCTATCATATAACGGCCGATGACCTCTACCTCATTCCTACTGCAGAAGTATCTATTACGAACATGTATCGGGATTATATTGTGGATCTAGCTGAATTGCCTATTAAATGTGCAGGATATACGCCATGCTTTAGAAGAGAAGCTGGTTCTTGGGGAGCTGATGTACGGGGATTGAATAGGTTGCATCAGTTTGATAAGGTAGAGCTGGTACAAATTTGCCATCCGGATCATTCATACAGACAGCTAGAGGAAATGCTAACCTATGTACGGAGCTTACTAGAACAGCTGGAACTTCCTTACCGCGTGGTACAACTCTGCACAGGAGATCTAGGTTTTTGCGCTGCAATGACCTATGATATAGAAGTATATTCTGTGGCACAAGATAGATGGTTAGAGGTAAGTTCTATTAGCAATTTTGAAACTTTTCAAGCCAACAGATTGGCTTTGCGCTACAAGGATAAAAAGAAAAAAAGTCATCTCTTGCATACCCTCAATGGAAGTGCATTGGCTTTGCCTCGTATTATGGCAGCATTGCTGGAATTTAACCAGAACCCACTGGGCATCTCTATTCCTAAAGTTTTACAAGTTTATACGGGATTTGATTGTATCGTTTGA
- a CDS encoding WH2 domain-containing protein, producing MVNKLGSPYPLSRSASSPSSAGKENAAPASAPVSSPKYTKENSGNQQYNVTSSSELPGGDKVGGDTLFNGKGTTEEVIENINMPNNDESKNDFPPLPLPPPEWIAEPKQVEARQNERTHSPSSATESPECKLNIGNQLQSSEFSSKTGVEMASVQETSKSGQYDQSQLPNGGCSRDQAQGGNVSSKMGAENAPFSKADVAGRGNKPFKNNVPLPPPPPPPVFASVSTSVRGNSSQEVPAADQPDTRQALFAQIREGGVTLRKVEVPKDPKEEEKTKQVKNLASSNSYNDESKNDFSPLPLPPPEWIERKSPECKLNIGNQLQSSEFSSKTGAEMASVQETSKSGQYDQSQLPNGGCSRDQAQGGNVSSKMGAENALFSKANVAGRGNKPFKNNVPLPPPPPPVFASVSTSVRGNSSQEVPAADQPDTRQALFAQIREGGVTLRKVEVPKDPKEEEKTKQVKNLASSNSYNDESKNDFSPLPLPPPEWIERKSPECKLNIGNQLQSSEFSSKTGAEMASVQETSKSGQYDQSQLPNGGCSRDQAQGGNVSSKMGAENALFSKANVAGRGNKPFKNNVPLPPPPPPVFASVSTSVRGNSSQEVPAADQPDTRQALFAQIREGGVTLRKVEVPKDPKEEEKTKQVSSPAEALRKRLEEIKKCTQDTSSEEDNDNDDGTNNEWDD from the coding sequence ATGGTAAATAAACTAGGTTCCCCTTACCCATTGTCTCGTTCTGCTTCCTCTCCTTCTTCTGCTGGTAAAGAAAATGCTGCGCCTGCTTCTGCCCCTGTTTCCTCCCCTAAATATACTAAGGAAAATAGTGGAAATCAGCAATATAATGTAACTTCTTCTTCGGAATTACCAGGTGGTGATAAAGTAGGAGGGGATACACTTTTTAATGGAAAAGGGACGACAGAGGAAGTGATAGAAAATATTAACATGCCAAATAACGATGAATCTAAAAATGACTTTCCGCCTCTGCCTCTTCCTCCTCCTGAATGGATAGCAGAGCCTAAACAGGTAGAGGCGAGGCAGAATGAAAGAACGCATTCCCCTTCTTCTGCTACGGAATCGCCTGAATGTAAATTAAATATTGGTAATCAATTACAAAGTAGTGAATTTTCTAGCAAAACGGGAGTGGAAATGGCATCTGTTCAGGAAACTTCTAAAAGTGGCCAGTATGATCAAAGTCAATTGCCTAATGGTGGATGCAGTAGAGATCAGGCACAGGGTGGTAACGTTTCTAGCAAAATGGGAGCGGAAAATGCGCCTTTTAGCAAAGCAGATGTAGCAGGTAGAGGAAATAAGCCATTTAAAAATAACGTGCCACTACCACCACCACCACCTCCTCCTGTTTTTGCTTCTGTTTCTACTTCTGTTCGGGGAAATTCTTCTCAGGAAGTTCCTGCAGCTGATCAGCCTGATACAAGGCAGGCGCTTTTCGCACAAATTAGGGAAGGAGGAGTAACGCTGAGGAAAGTTGAAGTTCCAAAAGATCCAAAAGAGGAAGAGAAAACTAAGCAAGTAAAAAATTTAGCAAGTAGTAATTCTTATAACGATGAATCTAAAAATGACTTTTCGCCTCTGCCTCTTCCTCCTCCTGAATGGATAGAGCGTAAATCGCCTGAATGTAAATTAAATATTGGTAATCAATTACAAAGTAGTGAATTTTCTAGCAAAACGGGAGCGGAAATGGCATCTGTTCAGGAAACTTCTAAAAGTGGCCAGTATGATCAAAGTCAATTGCCTAATGGTGGATGCAGTAGAGATCAGGCACAGGGTGGTAACGTTTCTAGCAAAATGGGAGCGGAAAATGCGCTTTTTAGCAAAGCAAATGTAGCAGGTAGAGGAAATAAGCCATTTAAAAATAACGTGCCACTACCACCACCACCTCCTCCTGTTTTTGCTTCTGTTTCTACTTCTGTTCGGGGAAATTCTTCTCAGGAAGTTCCTGCAGCTGATCAGCCTGATACAAGGCAGGCGCTTTTCGCACAAATTAGGGAAGGAGGAGTAACGCTGAGGAAAGTTGAAGTTCCAAAAGATCCAAAAGAGGAAGAGAAAACTAAGCAAGTAAAAAATTTAGCAAGTAGTAATTCTTATAACGATGAATCTAAAAATGACTTTTCGCCTCTGCCTCTTCCTCCTCCTGAATGGATAGAGCGTAAATCGCCTGAATGTAAATTAAATATTGGTAATCAATTACAAAGTAGTGAATTTTCTAGCAAAACGGGAGCGGAAATGGCATCTGTTCAGGAAACTTCTAAAAGTGGCCAGTATGATCAAAGTCAATTGCCTAATGGTGGATGCAGTAGAGATCAGGCACAGGGTGGTAACGTTTCTAGCAAAATGGGAGCGGAAAATGCGCTTTTTAGCAAAGCAAATGTAGCAGGTAGAGGAAATAAGCCATTTAAAAATAACGTGCCACTACCACCACCACCTCCTCCTGTTTTTGCTTCTGTTTCTACTTCTGTTCGGGGAAATTCTTCTCAGGAAGTTCCTGCAGCTGATCAGCCTGATACAAGGCAGGCGCTTTTCGCACAAATTAGGGAAGGAGGAGTAACGCTGAGGAAAGTTGAAGTTCCAAAAGATCCAAAAGAGGAAGAGAAAACTAAGCAAGTTAGTTCGCCTGCTGAGGCACTTCGAAAAAGACTGGAAGAGATAAAGAAATGTACTCAGGATACATCATCTGAAGAAGATAATGATAACGATGATGGTACAAATAATGAATGGGATGATTAG
- a CDS encoding PASTA domain-containing protein, with the protein MRITCIRQIGKHLLYICLLSITLLYTFFYIVLPKLTQQGKTVKVPDLTGMPVEELDDFVHQKRLRYAITDHNDYSSKLPPLTVLQQFPLAGALVKEGRKIYVTLNASHPPSTAMPNLVEASVKQAQLLLKNQGLKLGEIKYVPDITKNTVLEQWHNGHPIAAGQPIHKGSTIDLVAGGGLGKQQVTLPDVVTLPLEEASLLLLEQGIRTGIVYTVQKNSSTKEAIGCIIAQNPTAGSKVPKGTTINLWVVGINAKCKAK; encoded by the coding sequence ATGCGCATAACATGTATAAGACAGATAGGCAAACATCTTCTCTATATCTGTTTGCTAAGCATAACGCTATTGTATACTTTTTTTTATATAGTATTGCCTAAGCTCACACAGCAAGGAAAGACAGTTAAGGTGCCAGATTTAACAGGTATGCCTGTAGAGGAATTGGACGATTTTGTGCATCAGAAGCGCTTACGCTATGCGATCACAGACCATAATGACTATTCAAGTAAATTACCTCCTCTTACAGTTTTACAACAATTCCCTTTAGCAGGCGCTTTGGTAAAAGAAGGTAGAAAAATTTATGTAACCTTAAATGCATCCCATCCACCCTCTACCGCTATGCCAAACTTAGTGGAGGCTTCTGTAAAGCAGGCACAGTTGCTTTTAAAAAATCAAGGACTTAAACTGGGCGAAATTAAATACGTACCCGACATTACCAAAAATACAGTGTTAGAGCAATGGCATAATGGGCATCCCATAGCTGCTGGGCAGCCCATTCACAAGGGGTCCACGATTGATCTAGTAGCAGGTGGTGGTTTAGGAAAACAACAGGTTACACTACCTGATGTCGTAACGCTGCCTTTAGAAGAAGCCAGCCTGTTGTTATTAGAACAGGGCATTCGTACAGGTATTGTATATACTGTACAAAAAAATAGCAGCACGAAGGAAGCTATTGGCTGTATAATAGCGCAAAATCCAACAGCTGGAAGTAAAGTACCTAAGGGAACTACCATCAATCTATGGGTAGTAGGTATAAATGCGAAATGCAAAGCAAAATAG
- a CDS encoding NUDIX hydrolase: protein MNLIPFEGGLLALSPVLIEGFCPLSPAIVICGMTYADKLLLLKRHPAVLSACRWNLPGGKVEKNETLRQAMVREIKEETAIDLDESVVHLVKSIYVRKYQSNGKHDFICHVFKTLLLTHSSHNDPIVLLNREHTDYAWVSVSEAYHLDLISGGEAILRLVFE, encoded by the coding sequence ATGAATTTAATACCTTTCGAAGGAGGCCTACTTGCTTTGTCTCCTGTGCTTATAGAAGGGTTTTGTCCCCTTTCTCCTGCCATAGTAATTTGCGGTATGACCTATGCGGATAAGTTGTTACTTTTAAAGCGGCATCCAGCGGTTCTTTCAGCTTGTAGGTGGAATTTACCTGGCGGAAAAGTGGAAAAAAATGAAACGTTGAGGCAAGCTATGGTTCGGGAAATAAAAGAGGAAACAGCTATTGACCTTGACGAATCAGTGGTTCATCTTGTTAAGTCTATCTATGTAAGAAAATACCAATCTAACGGAAAGCATGATTTTATTTGTCATGTTTTTAAAACGCTATTACTTACCCACTCTTCGCATAATGATCCCATTGTACTTTTAAATAGGGAACATACAGACTATGCATGGGTTAGCGTATCAGAGGCGTATCATTTAGACTTAATATCAGGGGGAGAAGCCATCCTTCGGTTGGTATTTGAATGA